The following coding sequences are from one Microbacterium wangchenii window:
- a CDS encoding FmdB family zinc ribbon protein, translating to MPTYAYACKQCAHRFDAVQSFSEPTLTVCPECGGTLRKEYGSIGVTFNGSGFYRTDSRAGDGKTTGKKAADASASGGSATGTSSASPAASASSTSSSSSAPASSGS from the coding sequence ATGCCCACCTACGCGTATGCCTGCAAGCAGTGCGCTCACCGTTTCGACGCCGTGCAGTCCTTCTCCGAGCCGACCCTGACCGTGTGCCCGGAGTGCGGCGGCACGCTGCGCAAGGAGTACGGCTCGATCGGCGTCACCTTCAACGGCTCGGGTTTCTACCGCACCGACTCGCGCGCAGGTGACGGCAAGACCACCGGCAAGAAGGCTGCGGATGCGTCGGCTTCGGGTGGTTCGGCAACCGGGACCAGTAGCGCCTCGCCGGCGGCTTCGGCATCATCGACCTCGAGCAGTTCGTCGGCTCCGGCGTCGTCGGGCTCGTAA
- a CDS encoding TetR/AcrR family transcriptional regulator encodes MNSRELLVETMADLLWERGYADTSPRDVRERSGVGQGSMYHHFPTKRDLAVAALERNIAQLRPAESGLAGPDDPMARIEAYLLHPRDALKGCRVGRMTQDRQVREDPALLAPVTRAFQDAHETWTTVLREAVDAGRLPAEVDPVRLAHTLMAVLQGGYVLAIAHQDPRPFEEACAGALDLLHAAAPHPTTSTHDRKK; translated from the coding sequence ATGAACTCGCGCGAACTGCTGGTCGAGACGATGGCGGATCTGCTGTGGGAACGCGGCTACGCCGACACGAGTCCGCGCGATGTGCGAGAGCGTTCCGGCGTGGGCCAGGGCAGCATGTACCACCACTTCCCCACCAAGCGCGACCTCGCCGTCGCCGCGCTGGAACGGAACATCGCCCAGCTGCGGCCCGCCGAATCCGGGCTCGCCGGGCCCGACGACCCGATGGCCCGCATCGAGGCGTACCTGCTGCATCCGCGCGACGCGCTCAAGGGATGCCGGGTGGGCCGGATGACACAGGACCGCCAGGTCCGCGAAGACCCCGCGCTCCTCGCCCCGGTCACGCGTGCCTTCCAGGACGCGCACGAGACCTGGACGACCGTGTTGCGTGAGGCCGTCGACGCGGGTCGGTTGCCCGCCGAGGTCGACCCCGTGCGCCTGGCGCACACCCTCATGGCCGTCCTTCAGGGCGGCTACGTCCTGGCCATCGCGCATCAGGACCCCCGCCCGTTCGAAGAGGCGTGCGCCGGCGCGCTCGACCTCCTGCACGCCGCAGCACCCCACCCGACGACATCCACCCACGACAGGAAGAAGTGA
- a CDS encoding GNAT family N-acetyltransferase translates to MDLSVPRRHGPISIRLVRARDARVLQNELLSNRPWLKQWEATSPDGPVSFDMRLGVRRLLQQHRDGVGVPFVMEYDGEVAGQLNVWGISRGSLASATIGYWVSERFAGRGITPVSVAMATDLCFDELRLHRMEICIRPENAASLRVVQKLGFRYEGLRRRYIHINGDWRDHYAFALVREEVPEGVLARWVQGRVPPDAATVPPSDRLPA, encoded by the coding sequence ATGGATCTGTCTGTTCCGCGTCGCCACGGGCCGATCTCGATCCGTCTCGTGCGCGCCCGCGACGCGCGTGTGCTGCAGAACGAGCTGCTCTCCAACCGGCCGTGGCTGAAGCAGTGGGAGGCGACCAGCCCCGACGGCCCGGTCTCCTTCGACATGCGCCTGGGCGTGCGCAGGCTCCTACAACAGCACCGTGACGGCGTGGGCGTGCCCTTCGTCATGGAGTACGACGGCGAGGTCGCCGGACAGCTCAACGTGTGGGGGATCTCGCGCGGTTCCCTCGCGTCCGCGACGATCGGCTACTGGGTGAGCGAGCGGTTCGCCGGGCGCGGGATCACCCCGGTGTCGGTGGCCATGGCGACCGACCTGTGCTTCGACGAACTGCGCCTTCACCGCATGGAGATCTGCATCCGTCCGGAGAACGCGGCGAGCCTGCGCGTCGTGCAGAAGCTCGGCTTCCGCTACGAGGGGCTGCGGCGTCGCTACATCCACATCAACGGCGACTGGCGCGACCACTACGCGTTCGCGCTCGTGCGCGAGGAAGTGCCCGAGGGGGTGCTGGCCCGGTGGGTTCAAGGCCGCGTCCCGCCGGATGCGGCGACCGTGCCGCCGTCGGACCGCTTACCGGCCTGA
- a CDS encoding 5-formyltetrahydrofolate cyclo-ligase, protein MSDRIDHAKRALRADLRERRQMQSESARAQAAHGLRRQLDELLEQLDAHSISCFLSTPSEPGTREFIDAAVGRGIRVLLPITRADGLLDWAVAVAGGDVTAGLTGSPEPVGEVLGPIAVNDVDLLLVPAAAVDRTGMRLGWGRGYFDKTLGSMEKCPPVYAVVFDSEFVDEVPRDVHDQPVTGIVTPTRTVTFSTSAPR, encoded by the coding sequence ATGTCGGACCGCATCGATCACGCCAAGCGTGCGCTGCGCGCCGATCTGCGCGAACGGCGGCAGATGCAGTCGGAATCCGCGCGTGCGCAGGCCGCCCACGGACTGCGCCGGCAGCTGGACGAACTCCTCGAACAGCTGGACGCGCACTCGATCTCCTGCTTCCTGTCCACGCCCAGCGAGCCCGGCACGCGGGAATTCATCGACGCGGCCGTGGGGCGCGGCATCCGCGTGCTGCTGCCCATCACGCGCGCCGACGGCCTGCTGGACTGGGCCGTGGCCGTCGCCGGCGGCGATGTGACCGCGGGCCTGACGGGATCCCCCGAACCCGTGGGCGAGGTCCTGGGACCCATCGCGGTGAACGACGTCGACCTGCTGCTGGTGCCGGCAGCCGCCGTCGACCGCACCGGCATGCGCCTGGGCTGGGGCCGCGGCTACTTCGACAAGACCCTCGGGTCGATGGAGAAATGCCCGCCCGTGTACGCGGTGGTCTTCGACTCCGAGTTCGTCGACGAGGTCCCCCGCGACGTCCACGATCAACCCGTCACCGGCATCGTCACCCCGACGCGCACCGTCACGTTTTCCACCTCAGCGCCCCGCTGA
- a CDS encoding Gfo/Idh/MocA family protein: protein MTPTSSASTPLRVGVVGLGWAGQQHIAAYAANPDVDLVAIAGLEDGPRAELAEQFGIPVAVADWQELFSSTPLDAVSVAVPTFLHAPIAIAALQRGIHVLSEKPIARSAAEAAEMVAAARTSGRVLQVAFNHRQRGDVRALAAEAASGALGRIYHVRASWLRRSGIPALGSWFTSRELAGGGPLVDIGVHMIDAVLDLMGEPRVLSASAVTHAEFGPRGLGGPDAATGGKQFTGSAFDVEDFATVLLRLEGGASVALDTSWASYRPEGDEFGFVVYGTEGGAELRVVDYAPATDVPLYAGTTDAVADRVLPGGEPAGHQGVVDEFIRTIRTPALWAASDGSQAARRAAIIDACYRSAAEGREVAVEDVEAEVAR from the coding sequence ATGACACCCACATCCTCCGCCTCCACTCCACTGCGCGTCGGTGTCGTCGGCCTCGGCTGGGCCGGCCAGCAGCACATCGCGGCGTACGCGGCGAATCCGGACGTCGATCTGGTCGCCATCGCGGGGTTGGAGGACGGACCGCGTGCCGAGCTGGCCGAGCAGTTCGGCATCCCCGTCGCCGTCGCCGACTGGCAGGAGCTGTTCTCGAGTACGCCGCTGGATGCCGTGAGCGTCGCTGTCCCGACCTTCCTGCACGCCCCGATCGCGATCGCGGCGCTCCAGCGCGGCATCCACGTACTCTCGGAGAAGCCCATCGCCCGCTCGGCGGCGGAGGCGGCGGAGATGGTCGCGGCCGCCCGGACGTCCGGCCGCGTGCTGCAGGTGGCGTTCAACCACCGGCAGCGCGGCGACGTGCGCGCGCTCGCCGCGGAGGCGGCCTCGGGCGCCCTCGGCCGCATCTACCACGTGCGCGCTTCGTGGCTGCGTCGCTCGGGGATCCCGGCGCTGGGGAGCTGGTTCACCAGCCGTGAGCTGGCCGGTGGCGGTCCGCTCGTGGACATCGGCGTGCACATGATCGACGCCGTCCTCGACCTCATGGGCGAGCCGCGCGTGCTGTCGGCCTCGGCGGTGACGCACGCCGAGTTCGGTCCGCGCGGTCTGGGCGGGCCGGATGCGGCCACCGGCGGCAAGCAGTTCACCGGTTCCGCGTTCGACGTCGAGGATTTCGCGACGGTGCTGCTGCGGCTGGAGGGCGGTGCATCCGTCGCGCTGGACACCAGCTGGGCGTCGTACCGGCCCGAGGGCGACGAGTTCGGCTTCGTCGTGTACGGCACGGAGGGCGGTGCCGAACTGCGGGTCGTGGACTACGCGCCGGCGACCGACGTCCCCCTGTACGCGGGGACGACCGACGCGGTCGCCGACCGCGTGCTGCCCGGCGGCGAGCCCGCGGGACATCAGGGCGTCGTGGACGAGTTCATCCGCACCATCCGGACGCCGGCGCTGTGGGCGGCCAGCGACGGCAGTCAGGCGGCGCGACGCGCGGCGATCATCGACGCGTGCTACCGGTCGGCCGCGGAAGGCCGCGAAGTCGCGGTCGAGGACGTCGAGGCGGAGGTGGCGCGATGA
- a CDS encoding ROK family protein, whose protein sequence is MTGDLTRRTRAAGPGPGDVLEALLDGLPRTRAEIGALTGLSRSTVAARVDALVAAGLVVAAAPAGSSGGRPATRVAFNPRARVVLGIDLGATHATVAVCDLAEEILAARTVPLEIAGGPAAVLGTVVDMAVALLAELSLTVSDVAAVGVGLPGPVDHALGRPQHPPIMPGWHDVDVPALIAERIPAVVLVDNDVNVLALGEHAASWPDVDDLVYVKISTGVGAGIIAGGLLQHGARGSAGDLGHVIVPWSPGDVRPAGERRELEDVASGAALAAALREAGTPARSARDVVALVLAGDRAAIDAVRQAGRELGTVLATVVTLLGPSVIVIGGTIARAGEHLVAGVREVVYGSSTPLASRNLQIVPARADENAGARGAAILASRAVLAPDSIHRLIHPTVPRGESA, encoded by the coding sequence GTGACGGGTGATCTGACGAGGCGTACCCGGGCAGCCGGGCCGGGCCCCGGTGACGTGCTGGAGGCGCTGCTGGACGGCCTCCCGCGCACGCGGGCCGAGATCGGCGCGCTCACGGGCCTGTCGCGCTCGACGGTCGCGGCCCGCGTTGACGCTCTCGTCGCGGCCGGCCTCGTCGTGGCTGCGGCGCCCGCCGGATCGTCGGGCGGGCGTCCCGCCACCCGCGTCGCCTTCAACCCGCGCGCCCGCGTGGTGCTCGGGATCGATCTCGGCGCCACGCATGCCACGGTGGCCGTCTGCGACCTCGCGGAGGAGATCCTCGCCGCCCGCACCGTGCCGCTGGAGATCGCCGGCGGCCCCGCCGCGGTCCTCGGCACCGTGGTCGACATGGCGGTGGCCCTCCTCGCCGAGCTGTCGCTGACCGTGAGCGACGTCGCCGCTGTGGGCGTGGGTCTTCCCGGGCCCGTCGACCACGCTCTGGGCCGTCCGCAGCATCCGCCCATCATGCCGGGCTGGCACGACGTCGACGTCCCGGCGCTGATCGCTGAGCGCATCCCGGCCGTCGTGCTCGTGGACAACGACGTCAACGTCCTCGCCCTCGGTGAGCACGCCGCATCCTGGCCCGACGTCGACGACCTCGTCTACGTCAAGATCTCCACCGGAGTGGGAGCCGGGATCATCGCCGGCGGACTGCTCCAGCACGGCGCACGCGGATCGGCCGGAGACCTCGGCCACGTCATCGTGCCCTGGTCGCCGGGCGACGTGCGCCCCGCCGGGGAGCGCCGCGAGCTCGAGGACGTCGCCAGTGGCGCCGCCCTCGCCGCCGCCTTGCGCGAGGCGGGGACGCCCGCGCGCTCGGCGCGTGACGTGGTCGCCCTCGTGCTCGCCGGCGACCGTGCCGCAATCGACGCCGTGCGTCAGGCGGGGCGCGAACTGGGGACGGTGCTCGCCACGGTCGTGACGCTGCTGGGGCCGTCCGTCATCGTGATCGGGGGCACCATCGCGCGTGCCGGCGAGCACCTCGTCGCCGGTGTGCGCGAAGTCGTCTACGGCAGCTCCACCCCGCTGGCCTCGCGCAACCTCCAGATCGTCCCCGCCCGCGCCGACGAGAACGCCGGGGCGCGCGGGGCGGCGATCCTCGCGTCCCGCGCGGTGCTCGCCCCCGACAGCATCCATCGCCTCATCCATCCGACCGTCCCCCGAGGAGAATCCGCATGA
- the gap gene encoding type I glyceraldehyde-3-phosphate dehydrogenase: MTVRIGINGFGRTGRTYLRAALASDADVEVVAVNDLTDARTLASLLEWDSLSGHLDGVGVDGDAITLGGRRITVSAQPDPSAIRWGDVGADIVIESTGRYTDGSAASAHLAGGARKVIISAPAKGDVPTYVLGVNDDALDPDAHDVFSNGSCTTNSVAPLAKVLHDAFGIESGLMTTVHAYTGDQRLQDAPHSDLRRARAAAVSTIPTSSGAAKTIGKIIPELDGRLTGAALRVPVPVGSITDLTAVLRTSAGVDEVNAAFREAAASGPLQRYLQYSEAPLVSADIVGNPFSTIFDAPLTQAIGSQVKVFGWYDNEWAFSHRLVEFSARLGAAL, encoded by the coding sequence ATGACAGTACGTATCGGCATCAACGGATTCGGGCGCACCGGACGCACCTACCTGCGCGCCGCCCTGGCAAGCGACGCGGACGTGGAGGTGGTGGCCGTCAACGACCTCACCGACGCCCGCACGCTGGCGAGCCTGCTCGAATGGGATTCCCTCTCCGGGCACCTCGACGGCGTCGGGGTCGACGGCGACGCCATCACGCTGGGAGGAAGGCGCATCACCGTATCCGCCCAGCCCGATCCGTCCGCGATCCGCTGGGGCGACGTCGGCGCCGACATCGTGATCGAGTCCACTGGCCGGTACACCGACGGCAGCGCCGCATCCGCCCATCTCGCCGGCGGCGCCCGGAAGGTCATCATCTCCGCCCCCGCGAAGGGCGATGTGCCCACGTACGTGCTGGGGGTCAACGACGACGCGCTCGACCCCGACGCCCACGACGTCTTCTCCAACGGATCGTGCACCACGAACTCGGTGGCGCCGTTGGCGAAGGTGCTCCACGACGCGTTCGGCATCGAGTCGGGCCTCATGACGACGGTCCACGCGTACACCGGAGACCAGCGGCTACAGGATGCACCGCATTCCGACCTGCGCCGTGCACGCGCGGCGGCGGTGTCGACCATTCCGACCTCTTCGGGCGCGGCCAAGACGATCGGCAAGATCATCCCGGAGCTGGACGGCCGGCTCACCGGTGCCGCACTGCGCGTCCCGGTCCCGGTCGGCTCGATCACCGACCTCACCGCCGTCCTGCGGACCAGCGCGGGGGTGGACGAGGTGAACGCGGCCTTCCGGGAGGCGGCCGCATCCGGTCCGCTGCAGCGCTATCTGCAGTACTCGGAGGCACCGCTGGTGTCGGCGGACATCGTGGGCAACCCGTTCTCCACGATCTTCGACGCACCGCTGACGCAGGCGATCGGCTCGCAGGTGAAGGTCTTCGGCTGGTACGACAACGAGTGGGCGTTCTCCCACCGCCTCGTCGAGTTCTCCGCCCGCCTCGGCGCGGCCCTCTGA
- a CDS encoding large exoprotein has translation MGGQVLGGGVIVAVAVVLWLVYLLPSWASRYQYTSAERNAVRLNQALRVLAETSETPQEVRLELNARTALAQQRLARRVQAEQEQTELVVARARLEAAKEESAAERELARARRAEAIEAARAERAAARSRPAFRRARARRRMRLAATALGVAGLAATGAGVWVFLSAASAALLWAGGATTLLSVVALHRMSRVAARAVVREVPAVVAERVATPMPDLAVGRPRAAAWTPRELPRPLVSSAGSRAAAVLDEHDARAALRAAAREEALRDLAAQNQPPSIDEARTARASEFSRMGYVDDAEIEDHVRRLLARRAVGA, from the coding sequence ATGGGTGGCCAGGTACTGGGAGGCGGCGTGATCGTCGCCGTCGCCGTCGTGCTCTGGCTCGTCTACCTGCTGCCCTCGTGGGCCAGTCGCTACCAGTACACCTCTGCGGAGCGGAACGCGGTGCGCCTGAACCAGGCGCTGCGCGTGCTGGCCGAGACCAGCGAGACTCCCCAGGAGGTGCGGCTCGAGCTGAACGCCCGGACGGCGCTCGCCCAGCAGCGCCTCGCCCGCCGCGTCCAGGCCGAGCAGGAGCAGACCGAGCTCGTCGTCGCCCGCGCCCGCCTGGAAGCGGCGAAGGAGGAGAGCGCCGCCGAGCGTGAGCTCGCCCGCGCCCGCCGCGCGGAGGCGATCGAGGCCGCCCGCGCCGAGCGTGCCGCCGCCCGCAGCCGTCCGGCATTCCGCCGTGCCCGCGCTCGCCGCCGTATGCGCCTGGCCGCCACCGCACTCGGTGTCGCGGGCCTGGCGGCCACCGGAGCCGGCGTGTGGGTGTTCCTGTCCGCCGCATCCGCCGCTCTGCTGTGGGCCGGGGGCGCGACCACGCTGCTGTCCGTCGTCGCGTTGCACCGCATGTCGCGTGTGGCCGCCCGCGCCGTCGTCCGCGAGGTGCCTGCCGTCGTCGCGGAGCGCGTCGCCACCCCGATGCCCGATCTCGCCGTGGGGCGCCCGCGCGCGGCCGCGTGGACGCCGCGCGAGCTGCCGCGCCCGCTCGTGTCGTCCGCGGGCTCTCGTGCGGCCGCCGTGCTGGACGAGCACGACGCGCGCGCGGCCCTGCGTGCCGCAGCCCGCGAAGAGGCGCTGCGCGACCTCGCGGCGCAGAACCAGCCGCCTTCGATCGACGAGGCCCGCACCGCGCGCGCCTCGGAGTTCAGCCGCATGGGGTACGTGGACGACGCCGAGATCGAAGACCACGTGCGCCGGCTGCTCGCGCGCCGCGCCGTCGGCGCCTGA
- a CDS encoding sugar phosphate isomerase/epimerase family protein — protein MPDDEGVMMSTSAPSVQLYTVREALASDLPGTLDALAALGFTLVEPFGLPDMVDRLGPELKRLGLSAPTTHAGFVDADAAGRARVFDAAEKIGVRTVIDPFIPPERWQSADDVREIAARLDAAAGEAADRGLRVGYHNHAHELASTIDGVPALEFFAGILDERVVLEVDTYWALVGGVDPAGLLQRLGERVVAIHVKDGPVPGDVADQTPLGQGSVPIRDILAAAPNALRVLELDESRMPPLDALAESLQYLRTLESDAESAR, from the coding sequence ATGCCCGACGACGAAGGAGTCATGATGTCGACGTCCGCCCCCTCGGTCCAGCTGTACACCGTTCGCGAGGCCCTCGCCTCTGACCTGCCCGGCACGCTCGATGCCCTCGCCGCACTGGGATTCACCCTGGTGGAGCCGTTCGGTCTCCCCGACATGGTGGACCGCCTCGGCCCCGAGCTGAAGCGTCTCGGGCTGTCCGCGCCCACGACGCATGCCGGCTTTGTCGACGCCGATGCCGCGGGCCGGGCGCGCGTGTTCGACGCCGCCGAGAAGATCGGCGTGCGCACCGTGATCGACCCCTTCATCCCGCCGGAGCGCTGGCAGTCGGCGGACGATGTCCGCGAGATCGCGGCGCGTCTGGACGCCGCCGCGGGCGAGGCCGCCGATCGCGGGCTGCGCGTCGGCTACCACAACCATGCGCACGAGCTGGCGTCCACCATCGACGGCGTACCGGCGTTGGAGTTCTTCGCCGGCATCCTCGACGAGCGCGTGGTCCTCGAGGTCGACACCTACTGGGCGCTCGTGGGCGGAGTCGACCCGGCAGGTCTCCTGCAGCGGCTCGGCGAGCGCGTCGTCGCGATCCACGTCAAGGACGGCCCCGTGCCCGGGGACGTCGCGGATCAGACCCCTCTCGGCCAGGGATCGGTGCCGATCCGCGACATCCTCGCCGCCGCGCCGAACGCCCTGCGGGTTCTCGAGCTGGACGAATCGCGCATGCCGCCGCTGGACGCCCTGGCCGAGAGCCTGCAGTATCTGCGCACACTCGAATCCGACGCGGAGTCGGCCCGGTGA
- a CDS encoding ThuA domain-containing protein gives MIRVLVWNEGEHERVDASVQAIYPDGMHTVIADGLREHLGDEVEVRTATLRDPEHGLSEEALAATDVLLWWGHMAHDAVDDAVVERVHRHVLSGMGILVLHSAHFSKIFIRLMGTTCSLAWRNDGEQELVWTVAPGHPIAEGIEQPLRIERQEMYGEFFDVPAPDELVFVSSFSGGEVFRSGMTYRRGRGRVFYFSPGDQEYPVYHHPQIRRVLANGVRWAHPGDSMRVLPAVTNPPRTHA, from the coding sequence ATGATCCGGGTGCTCGTGTGGAACGAGGGCGAGCACGAGCGCGTCGACGCGTCGGTGCAGGCCATCTACCCCGACGGTATGCACACCGTCATCGCCGACGGGCTGCGCGAGCACCTCGGCGATGAGGTGGAGGTGCGCACCGCGACGCTGCGCGACCCCGAGCACGGGCTGTCGGAGGAGGCGCTCGCCGCGACCGACGTGCTGCTGTGGTGGGGGCACATGGCCCACGATGCCGTGGACGACGCCGTCGTCGAGCGCGTGCACCGCCACGTGCTCTCGGGCATGGGGATCCTCGTGCTGCACTCGGCGCACTTCTCGAAGATCTTCATCCGGCTCATGGGCACCACGTGCTCCCTCGCGTGGCGCAACGACGGGGAGCAGGAGCTGGTGTGGACGGTCGCGCCGGGCCACCCGATCGCCGAGGGCATCGAGCAGCCGCTGCGGATCGAGCGGCAGGAGATGTACGGCGAGTTCTTCGACGTGCCGGCCCCTGACGAGCTCGTGTTCGTGTCGTCGTTCTCCGGCGGTGAGGTGTTCCGCTCGGGCATGACGTACCGGCGCGGACGCGGACGGGTCTTCTACTTCTCGCCCGGAGACCAGGAGTATCCCGTCTACCACCACCCGCAGATCCGGCGCGTGCTGGCCAACGGCGTCCGGTGGGCGCATCCGGGCGACTCCATGCGCGTGCTGCCCGCCGTGACCAACCCGCCGCGCACGCACGCGTGA
- a CDS encoding Gfo/Idh/MocA family protein, producing the protein MTGRTGPVGVGVIGAGVISDQYLGNLTRFPDVQVRAVADLDVARAAAKAQQYGVPAAGTVDELLADDDIEIVVNLTIPAAHVEVAERVLAAGRHVWTEKPLALNRTAAEEVVAAGEAAGLRVASAPDTFLGAGIQSALRRMRAGELGDVHSALTLMQSPGPESWHPNPDFLFQAGAGPLFDIGPYYLTALVQFFGPISRVQAVATTARQERIIGSGPRAGERFAVTVPTHVSALYEFAGGATASSIFSFDTRQGRTLFELSSSDVTLAIPDPNMFEGDLTIVREDATDTVPAEGASAGRGMGVVELARAIRAGRPERASGRLALHVVDVMQATIEAATAGTALGVHTTVTAPAPLEADWDPFARTL; encoded by the coding sequence GTGACCGGCCGCACGGGACCTGTCGGCGTCGGCGTGATCGGCGCGGGCGTCATCAGCGACCAGTACCTGGGCAACCTGACGCGCTTCCCCGACGTCCAGGTGCGCGCCGTGGCCGACCTGGACGTCGCGCGGGCCGCGGCGAAGGCGCAGCAGTACGGTGTCCCGGCCGCCGGCACCGTGGACGAGCTCCTGGCCGACGATGACATCGAGATCGTCGTGAACCTCACGATCCCCGCCGCGCACGTCGAGGTCGCCGAGCGCGTCCTGGCCGCGGGGCGTCACGTGTGGACGGAGAAGCCCCTCGCCCTGAACCGCACAGCCGCTGAGGAGGTCGTCGCCGCCGGCGAGGCCGCCGGGCTGCGCGTGGCCAGCGCTCCCGACACGTTCCTGGGCGCGGGCATCCAGTCGGCCCTGCGACGCATGCGCGCCGGCGAGCTGGGCGACGTGCACAGCGCGCTCACCCTGATGCAGTCGCCCGGCCCGGAGTCGTGGCATCCGAACCCCGATTTCCTCTTCCAGGCGGGAGCCGGCCCGCTGTTCGACATCGGGCCCTACTACCTGACCGCGCTCGTCCAGTTCTTCGGGCCGATCTCCCGCGTGCAGGCGGTGGCCACCACGGCACGGCAGGAGCGCATCATCGGATCGGGCCCGCGAGCCGGCGAGCGCTTCGCCGTCACCGTGCCCACGCACGTCTCGGCGCTGTACGAGTTCGCCGGCGGCGCGACGGCCTCGAGCATCTTCAGCTTCGACACGCGGCAGGGCCGCACCTTGTTCGAGCTGTCGTCCTCGGATGTGACCCTCGCCATCCCCGACCCCAACATGTTCGAGGGCGACCTCACGATCGTGCGCGAGGACGCCACCGACACCGTCCCGGCCGAAGGCGCCTCCGCCGGACGCGGCATGGGCGTGGTGGAGCTGGCCCGCGCCATCCGCGCCGGGCGCCCCGAGCGCGCATCCGGGCGGCTCGCCCTGCACGTGGTCGACGTCATGCAGGCCACGATCGAGGCGGCGACCGCCGGCACCGCCCTCGGCGTGCACACCACCGTGACCGCCCCTGCCCCGCTCGAAGCGGACTGGGACCCGTTCGCGCGCACGTTGTGA
- the galU gene encoding UTP--glucose-1-phosphate uridylyltransferase GalU, translated as MSHKPFKAVIPAAGLGTRFLPATKAMPKEMLPVVDKPAIQYVVEEAVEAGIDDVLIIVGRNKNNIANHFDSVPELEDKLRAKGDAEKLQKVEYSSDLANVHMVRQGEPKGLGHAVLRSQAHVGDHPFAVLLGDDLIDERDELLTKMLAEYDLRGATIIALMEVDPAQIHMYGVAAVEPTDEDDVVKVTQLVEKPKAEDAPSNLAIIGRYVLGPDVFEILERTEPGKGGEIQLTDALQELASGAGDGGGVYGVIFRGRRYDTGDRVDYIKAIVQLAADREDLGPALRPWFKEFAATL; from the coding sequence ATGTCGCATAAGCCCTTCAAGGCCGTCATCCCGGCCGCAGGACTCGGTACCCGCTTCCTTCCCGCCACCAAGGCGATGCCCAAGGAAATGCTCCCGGTTGTGGACAAGCCGGCCATCCAGTACGTCGTCGAAGAGGCGGTGGAGGCCGGCATCGACGACGTCCTCATCATCGTCGGGCGGAACAAGAACAACATCGCCAACCACTTCGACTCGGTGCCCGAGCTCGAAGACAAGCTGCGCGCCAAGGGCGACGCGGAGAAGCTGCAGAAGGTCGAGTACTCCTCCGACCTCGCCAACGTGCACATGGTGCGTCAGGGCGAGCCGAAGGGACTCGGTCACGCCGTGCTCCGTTCGCAGGCGCACGTCGGCGACCACCCGTTCGCGGTTCTCCTGGGCGACGACCTGATCGACGAGCGCGACGAGCTGCTCACCAAAATGCTCGCCGAGTACGACCTGCGCGGGGCCACGATCATCGCGCTGATGGAGGTCGACCCCGCGCAGATCCACATGTACGGTGTCGCCGCCGTGGAGCCCACCGACGAGGACGACGTCGTCAAGGTGACGCAGCTGGTCGAGAAGCCCAAGGCCGAGGACGCGCCCTCCAACCTCGCCATCATCGGGCGGTACGTCCTGGGGCCCGACGTGTTCGAGATCCTCGAGCGCACCGAACCGGGCAAGGGCGGAGAGATCCAGCTGACCGATGCCCTGCAGGAGCTCGCGTCCGGCGCCGGGGACGGCGGCGGCGTGTACGGCGTGATCTTCCGCGGCCGCCGGTACGACACCGGGGATAGGGTGGACTACATCAAGGCCATCGTGCAGCTCGCCGCCGACCGCGAGGACCTCGGGCCCGCCCTGCGCCCGTGGTTCAAGGAGTTCGCGGCGACGCTCTGA